The segment GAGATACAGTGGAGGAAGACGTAGGGCAGGGTGGCTCGCCACCAGCCAACTACGAATAAAGGGCAAGAAAAATGGGCCGGTCCGTACTTACGTGATAGGAGGTGCatgagcgcgcgcgcgctcgcactCGTATCCGTTGTGTGtatgtgcgtgcgtgtgtcgtCGCTGCGCGAGTGTGTCCGTGAGGAAGGGGTGAGCAAGGGTGCGAAATAGTATCCCTGTTATACGGAAAGTGATAGAAAATATCGGCGGAGCCTAACCGAAGTTCGCGAAAGTAAGGGGGTGGCCCGCCGTGCTGCTATCTCTCCCGTGCGACGATCCCAAGATGACagcgaaatatatttttctgacGCTGATCAACGCGGCTTTCCTCTGCCTCGCATCGACCATACTCTCGGATACGGTCGGCGCCTCTTGCAAGTGGTTGTCCGAGGGTGGCAACGATACCCGCTCCGCGGACTGCACCCTTCGAGTATTGGATCCAGCCGCGATCACCGGCCTCGTGCCGTCCCTCGACGGGGCCCTCAAGCTGCGAATCCGGTGCAGCGACGTCCATCATTTCGAGAGCAGCTTCAACGCGCAAACCTGGCAACGGTTGACCAGTTTGCACGACCTGCACGTGGACGGTTGCAAAGTGTTGCGGGTACCGGAGGGTGCTTTCCAACCGCTTCTCGAGCTGAAACGATTGACAATGCAAACGTACAATTCGGTCTGGGGTGCTGGCCGTGTTCTCGAGTTCGCGGCCGACTCGTTTCTCGGTCTAAGGGAGCTTCACACCTTGGAGATCGTCGAGAGCAATCTGCTGATTCTACCGGCGAATCTTCTCTGCGGTCTGGACAATCTCCAAACGTTGAACCTGACCGGTAATCGTTTGCGCGACTTGAACGACATCGGTCTGTATCGGCAGGACCTGCCGATCAGCGAAAACACCGAGCCCTGCCGGGCGGACGTGCGGGTTCTCGATCTGTCCCGAAACGAGATCACGCGGTTGCCCGAGAACAGTCCGCTGGTTGGTCTGCGCCAGCTACAAGAGCTGCACCTGCAACGGAACGCGATCGTAGAAATTGCGAGTGACGCGCTCACCGGGCTGACCGTGCTGCGCACATTCAACGCGAGTTATAATTCGCTGGACTCGTTGCCCGAAGGGCTGTTCGCCAGCACGAGAGACCTTCGAGAGATACACCTGGCGTACAACGGGCTCCGCGACCTGCCGAAGGGTATATTCACTCGGTTGGAGCAGCTGCTGGTCCTGAAACTGGCCGGGAATCGGCTGGGCAGCGACCAAGTCGACGAGACTACGTTTCTCGGGCTGATCCGTCTGATCGTACTCGACCTGTCTTACAATTTGTTGACGCACATCGACGCGCGTATGTTCAAAGATCTTTTCTTCCTGCAGATACTCGATCTACGAAACAATTCCATAGATCGGATCGAGAACAACGCGTTCTCACCGCTGTACAACCTGCACACCCTCGAGCTGTCCGACAACAAGCTTCACACCGTGGGAGAACGGCTTTTCAACGGGCTGTTCGTTCTGAACCGTCTGGCGTTGTCCGGCAATTCTGTCGCGAGCATCGACCCGCTCGCGTTTCGCAACTGTTCCGATTTGAAGGAGCTCGATCTGAGCGGCAACGAGCTCACGGGTGTACCAGACGCGCTGCGCGACCTCGCTTTCTTGAAAACCCTCGACCTCGGCGAGAACCGGATCAGCGATTTTCACAATGGCTCGTTCCGCAATCTTCATCAGCTAACCGGCCTGAGGTTGATCGGCAACGACATCGGCAATCTGTCGCGCGGCATGCTGTGGGACCTACCGAACCTGCAGATCCTGAATCTCGCGAGGAACAAGGTGCAGCACGTCGAGAGGctcgcgttcgaaaagaattcACGGCTCGAGGCGATACGATTGGACGGGAACTTCCTGTCGGACATTAACGGCGTGTTCACCAGCATCGCCAGTCTGCTGTTGCTAAATCTTTCCGAGAATCATATCGAATGGTTCGACTACGCGTTCATACCGGGCAACCTGAAATGGTTGGATATACACGGGAACTTCATCGAGAGCCTGGGAAACTACTACGAGATTCGCGATTCGAAAGTGAAAACCTTGGACGCGAGTCATAATCGAATCACCGAGTTGTCACCGTTGTCCGTTCCGGATAGCGTCGAGCTGCtctttataaataataattatattagcGTCGTCCGACCGAACACCTTCGCGGACAAGGTGAACCTAACCAGAGTCGACATGTACGCGAACATGGTCGAGACAATGGAATTGACGTCGCTGCTTCTGACTAAAGTCCCGGAGGATCGACCGTTGCCGGAGTTCTACATCGGCGGGAACCCGTTCAACTGCAACTGCTCAATGGACTGGCTGCCGGCGATCAACAATCAAACGTCGACCCGAGAGTATCCGCGGATCATGGATCTCGACAATGTGATGTGCCGCACTTCCGGTCCACGTGGCGTCGCGATCGTGCCCGCCTCGACGGCCCGATCCGAACAATTCCTCTGCCGTTACGAGGCCCATTGTTTCGCCCTCTGTCATTGCTGTGATTTCGACGCGTGCGACTGCGAGATGACCTGCCCGGCTGGCTGTAAGTGTTACAACGACCGCACATGGAATACGAACGCTGTCGATTGTTCCGGCCTCGGTGTCGAAGAGATACCCCGGCGAATACCGATGGACGCGACCGAGGTCTATCTGGACGGTAACGTGTTGCGCGAGCTGCAGAATCATGTGTTTATCGGACGGAAAAACATGCGGGTGCTTTACGTGAACGGTAGCGGCATCGAGTCGATACAGAACCGTACGTTCAACGGTTTGAACAATCTGCAGATTCTTCATCTAGAGGACAATAGAATACACGAGTTGAAGGGTTTCGAGTTCGAGCGTCTTTCGCATCTGCGCGAATTGTATCTGCAGAACAACCTGATAG is part of the Halictus rubicundus isolate RS-2024b chromosome 10, iyHalRubi1_principal, whole genome shotgun sequence genome and harbors:
- the Toll-7 gene encoding toll-like receptor 7, whose amino-acid sequence is MTAKYIFLTLINAAFLCLASTILSDTVGASCKWLSEGGNDTRSADCTLRVLDPAAITGLVPSLDGALKLRIRCSDVHHFESSFNAQTWQRLTSLHDLHVDGCKVLRVPEGAFQPLLELKRLTMQTYNSVWGAGRVLEFAADSFLGLRELHTLEIVESNLLILPANLLCGLDNLQTLNLTGNRLRDLNDIGLYRQDLPISENTEPCRADVRVLDLSRNEITRLPENSPLVGLRQLQELHLQRNAIVEIASDALTGLTVLRTFNASYNSLDSLPEGLFASTRDLREIHLAYNGLRDLPKGIFTRLEQLLVLKLAGNRLGSDQVDETTFLGLIRLIVLDLSYNLLTHIDARMFKDLFFLQILDLRNNSIDRIENNAFSPLYNLHTLELSDNKLHTVGERLFNGLFVLNRLALSGNSVASIDPLAFRNCSDLKELDLSGNELTGVPDALRDLAFLKTLDLGENRISDFHNGSFRNLHQLTGLRLIGNDIGNLSRGMLWDLPNLQILNLARNKVQHVERLAFEKNSRLEAIRLDGNFLSDINGVFTSIASLLLLNLSENHIEWFDYAFIPGNLKWLDIHGNFIESLGNYYEIRDSKVKTLDASHNRITELSPLSVPDSVELLFINNNYISVVRPNTFADKVNLTRVDMYANMVETMELTSLLLTKVPEDRPLPEFYIGGNPFNCNCSMDWLPAINNQTSTREYPRIMDLDNVMCRTSGPRGVAIVPASTARSEQFLCRYEAHCFALCHCCDFDACDCEMTCPAGCKCYNDRTWNTNAVDCSGLGVEEIPRRIPMDATEVYLDGNVLRELQNHVFIGRKNMRVLYVNGSGIESIQNRTFNGLNNLQILHLEDNRIHELKGFEFERLSHLRELYLQNNLIGYIGNLTFLPLRSLEILRLSGNRLVTFPVWQVTLNARLVELSLGGNPWSCRCKFLQELSSWVSDNAHKVVDASDVWCYYGGDARPAYRRRLNVNETVCSDYFSQGGVIESIMVSDYLPLVAATLSAVLVLLVIIVLAFIFREPVGAWAYSKYGLRFLRAKPGKSTGTATMPSAATMSACCDGDRERQYDCYVCYSPNDEDFVLHSLAVELEHGTAGLRLCLHHRDLPCVLRTSTPAPVVLEAVDASRRVLIVLTRNFLQTEWSRFEFRAAFHEALRGRTTQLIVVQAGHACPEVERDPELRPYLRTAAAILTWGEKRFWERLRYAIALANMGDISMENKSSPLVYKRNINTYTLDGVGSEKTSMSTLRAQERQRSFFKDSSPTTALMLQHAPPAYSCGTVSMPQQQPPPSSPQPRLTVNHAYRDAVTVPGSNLIATNTTVSSGSSEDHRRPLSEHIYSSIDSDYSTLERTAWRQQQPPPPPPPPSSGQAYLV